One window from the genome of Streptomyces sp. NBC_00708 encodes:
- the metG gene encoding methionine--tRNA ligase, whose protein sequence is MTRHLITSALPYINGIKHLGNLVGSMLPADVYTRYLRQRGEEALYICATDEHGTPAELAAKAAGLPVAEFCAQQHDAQKAVYDGFGLAFDYFGRSSSAENRDITQHFARKLHENGFIEERAIRQVFSIADDRFLPDRYIVGTCPHCGYDKARGDQCENCTRVLDPTDLIEPRSAISGSSELEVRETKHLFLLQSKLSGEVEAWIDETSDEWPHLASSIARKWLTEGLHDRSITRDLEWGVPVPADTWPELAAEGKVFYVWFDAPIEYLGATKEWADQEPETRDWKSWWYEASDVRYTQFMAKDNVPFHTVMFPAMQIGTREPVKRVDHVKAFNWLNYYGGKFSTSQQRGIFSDTALELLPADYWRYFLMAQAPESDDTSFTWELFATSVNKDLADTLGNFVNRVLSFSRKRFGDTVPEGKAAGEAERKLGEEIARLLAEHEGHMEALQFRKAAQALRALWSAGNSYLEEKAPWMEIKTDQEGAALTLRTAMNLIHLYAIVSEPFIPSSARAMREAFALTDDTATWVSADEARALASVPAGTAFTVPPVLFAKITDEDLEAWRSRFGAQ, encoded by the coding sequence ATGACTCGACACCTGATCACCAGCGCGCTTCCCTACATCAACGGGATCAAGCACCTGGGGAACCTGGTCGGGTCGATGCTCCCGGCGGACGTGTACACGCGGTACTTGCGGCAGCGGGGCGAGGAGGCGCTGTACATCTGCGCCACCGACGAGCACGGCACCCCGGCGGAGCTGGCCGCGAAGGCGGCCGGGCTGCCGGTGGCGGAGTTCTGCGCGCAGCAGCACGACGCGCAGAAGGCGGTCTACGACGGCTTCGGGCTCGCGTTCGACTACTTCGGCCGCAGCTCCTCCGCCGAGAACCGCGACATCACGCAGCACTTCGCCCGCAAGCTCCACGAGAACGGCTTCATCGAGGAGCGGGCGATCCGCCAGGTCTTCTCGATCGCCGACGACCGCTTCCTGCCGGACCGCTACATCGTCGGTACGTGCCCGCACTGCGGGTACGACAAGGCGCGCGGCGACCAGTGCGAGAACTGCACCCGGGTGCTGGACCCGACCGACCTGATCGAGCCGCGCTCCGCGATCAGCGGCAGCAGCGAGCTGGAGGTCCGGGAGACCAAGCACCTGTTCCTCCTCCAGTCGAAGCTGTCCGGCGAGGTCGAGGCGTGGATCGACGAGACCAGCGACGAGTGGCCGCACCTGGCCTCCTCGATCGCCCGCAAGTGGCTCACCGAGGGCCTGCACGACCGCTCGATCACCCGTGACCTGGAGTGGGGCGTGCCGGTCCCGGCCGACACCTGGCCGGAGCTGGCGGCCGAGGGCAAGGTCTTCTACGTCTGGTTCGACGCCCCCATCGAGTACCTCGGGGCGACGAAGGAGTGGGCGGACCAGGAGCCGGAGACCCGGGACTGGAAGTCCTGGTGGTACGAGGCGTCCGACGTCCGGTACACGCAGTTCATGGCCAAGGACAACGTCCCGTTCCACACGGTGATGTTCCCGGCCATGCAGATCGGCACCCGCGAGCCGGTCAAGCGCGTCGACCACGTCAAGGCGTTCAACTGGCTGAACTACTACGGCGGCAAGTTCTCGACGTCGCAGCAGCGCGGCATCTTCTCCGACACGGCCCTGGAGCTGCTGCCGGCGGACTACTGGCGCTACTTCCTGATGGCGCAGGCGCCGGAGTCGGACGACACGTCCTTCACCTGGGAGCTGTTCGCCACCTCGGTGAACAAGGACCTCGCCGACACCCTCGGCAACTTCGTGAACCGGGTGCTCTCCTTCTCGCGCAAGCGGTTCGGCGACACCGTGCCGGAGGGCAAGGCGGCCGGGGAGGCCGAGCGGAAGCTGGGCGAGGAGATCGCGCGGCTGCTCGCGGAGCACGAGGGCCACATGGAGGCGCTCCAGTTCCGCAAGGCGGCCCAGGCGCTGCGCGCGCTGTGGAGCGCGGGCAACTCCTACCTGGAGGAGAAGGCCCCCTGGATGGAGATCAAGACCGACCAGGAGGGCGCCGCGCTCACCCTGCGCACGGCGATGAACCTGATCCACCTGTACGCGATCGTCTCGGAGCCGTTCATCCCGTCGTCCGCGCGGGCCATGCGCGAGGCGTTCGCTCTGACGGACGACACGGCGACGTGGGTGAGCGCCGACGAGGCCCGCGCCCTGGCGTCCGTGCCGGCCGGGACCGCGTTCACGGTGCCGCCGGTGCTCTTCGCCAAGATCACGGACGAGGACCTGGAGGCCTGGCGCTCGCGCTTCGGCGCCCAGTAG
- a CDS encoding L-serine ammonia-lyase, translating into MAISVFDLFSIGIGPSSSHTVGPMRAARMFARRLKNEGLLAHTASVRAELYGSLGATGHGHGTPKAVLLGLEGESPRTVDVETADDRVEAIRSTGRINLLGMHEIDFDVDEQLVLHRRKALPYHANGMTVFAYDAEGAPLLEKTYYSVGGGFVVDEDAVGEDRIVLDDTVLKHPFRTGDELLRLARETGLSISSLMLENERAWRTEDEIRSGLLGIWRAMQACVSRGMSREGILPGGLKVHRRAAKTARQLRAEGDPQAHAMEWITLYAMAVNEENAAGGRVVTAPTNGAAGIIPAVLHYWMNFAAGGCTEAEKEDGIVRFLLAAGAIGMLFKENASISGAEVGCQGEVGSACSMAAGALAEVLGGSPEQVENAAEIGMEHNLGLTCDPVGGLVQIPCIERNGMAAVKAVTAAKMALRGDGSHKVSLDKVIKTMKETGADMSVKYKETARGGLAVNIIEC; encoded by the coding sequence GTGGCCATCTCGGTCTTCGACCTGTTCTCGATCGGCATCGGCCCGTCCAGCTCCCATACGGTCGGCCCCATGCGCGCGGCCCGTATGTTCGCGCGCCGGCTGAAGAACGAGGGCCTGCTCGCCCACACCGCCTCGGTCAGGGCCGAGCTGTACGGTTCCCTCGGCGCCACCGGCCACGGCCACGGCACCCCCAAGGCGGTCCTGCTCGGCCTGGAGGGCGAGTCCCCCCGCACCGTCGACGTCGAGACGGCCGACGACCGGGTCGAGGCGATCCGCTCCACCGGCCGGATCAACCTCCTCGGGATGCACGAGATCGACTTCGACGTGGACGAGCAGCTGGTCCTGCACCGCCGCAAGGCGCTCCCGTACCACGCCAACGGCATGACCGTCTTCGCGTACGACGCCGAGGGCGCCCCGCTCCTGGAGAAGACGTACTACTCGGTCGGCGGCGGCTTCGTCGTGGACGAGGACGCCGTGGGCGAGGACCGGATCGTGCTCGACGACACGGTCCTGAAGCACCCCTTCCGCACCGGCGACGAGCTGCTGCGCCTCGCCCGCGAGACCGGTCTGTCGATCTCCTCGCTGATGCTGGAGAACGAGCGCGCCTGGCGCACCGAGGACGAGATCCGCTCCGGCCTCCTCGGCATCTGGCGCGCCATGCAGGCGTGCGTCTCGCGCGGCATGTCCCGCGAGGGCATCCTGCCCGGCGGCCTCAAGGTCCACCGCCGCGCCGCGAAGACCGCCCGCCAGCTGCGCGCGGAGGGCGACCCCCAGGCCCATGCCATGGAGTGGATCACCCTCTACGCGATGGCGGTCAACGAGGAGAACGCGGCGGGCGGCCGTGTCGTCACCGCCCCCACCAACGGCGCGGCGGGCATCATCCCCGCCGTCCTGCACTACTGGATGAACTTCGCCGCGGGCGGCTGCACGGAGGCCGAGAAGGAGGACGGCATCGTCCGCTTCCTGCTGGCCGCCGGCGCCATCGGCATGCTGTTCAAGGAGAACGCCTCGATCTCCGGCGCCGAGGTCGGCTGCCAGGGCGAGGTCGGCTCCGCCTGCTCCATGGCCGCGGGCGCCCTCGCCGAGGTCCTGGGCGGCAGCCCCGAGCAGGTGGAGAACGCCGCCGAGATCGGCATGGAGCACAACCTGGGACTGACCTGCGACCCGGTCGGCGGCCTCGTCCAGATCCCGTGCATCGAGCGCAACGGCATGGCCGCGGTGAAGGCGGTCACGGCGGCGAAGATGGCCCTGCGCGGCGACGGCAGCCACAAGGTCTCCCTCGACAAGGTCATCAAGACCATGAAGGAGACCGGCGCGGACATGTCCGTGAAGTACAAGGAGACCGCCCGGGGCGGGCTCGCGGTGAACATCATCGAGTGCTGA
- a CDS encoding serine hydroxymethyltransferase, with protein sequence MSLLNSSLHELDPDVAAAVDAELLRQQSTLEMIASENFAPVAVMEAQGSVLTNKYAEGYPGRRYYGGCEHVDVVEQIAIDRIKALFGAEAANVQPHSGAQANAAAMFALLKPGDTIMGLNLAHGGHLTHGMKINFSGKLYNVVPYHVDDTGVVDMAEVERLAKESKPQLIVAGWSAYPRQLDFAAFRRIADEVGAYLMVDMAHFAGLVAAGLHPNPVPHAHVVTTTTHKTLGGPRGGVILSTQELAKKINSAVFPGQQGGPLEHVIAAKAVSFKVAAGEEFKERQQRTLDGARILAERLVQPDVTEVGVSVLSGGTDVHLVLVDLRNSELDGQQAEDRLHELGITVNRNAIPNDPRPPMVTSGLRIGTPALATRGFGAEDFTEVAEIIASALKPSYDADDLKARVTKLAEKFPLYPGLK encoded by the coding sequence ATGTCGCTTCTCAACTCCTCCCTCCATGAGCTGGACCCGGATGTCGCCGCCGCCGTCGACGCCGAGCTCCTGCGCCAGCAGTCCACGCTCGAAATGATCGCCTCGGAGAACTTCGCTCCCGTCGCCGTCATGGAGGCGCAGGGCTCCGTCCTGACCAACAAGTACGCCGAGGGCTACCCCGGCCGCCGCTACTACGGCGGCTGCGAGCACGTCGACGTGGTCGAGCAGATCGCGATCGACCGCATCAAGGCGCTCTTCGGCGCCGAGGCCGCGAACGTCCAGCCGCACTCCGGTGCGCAGGCCAACGCCGCCGCGATGTTCGCGCTGCTGAAGCCGGGCGACACGATCATGGGCCTGAACCTGGCCCACGGCGGTCACCTGACCCACGGCATGAAGATCAACTTCTCCGGCAAGCTCTACAACGTGGTCCCGTACCACGTCGACGACACCGGTGTCGTGGACATGGCCGAGGTCGAGCGCCTGGCCAAGGAGTCCAAGCCGCAGCTGATCGTCGCCGGCTGGTCCGCGTACCCGCGTCAGCTCGACTTCGCCGCCTTCCGCCGCATCGCGGACGAGGTCGGCGCGTACCTGATGGTCGACATGGCGCACTTCGCCGGTCTGGTCGCCGCGGGCCTGCACCCCAACCCGGTGCCGCACGCCCACGTCGTCACCACCACCACGCACAAGACCCTCGGCGGTCCGCGCGGCGGTGTGATCCTCTCCACCCAGGAGCTCGCCAAGAAGATCAACTCGGCGGTCTTCCCGGGTCAGCAGGGCGGCCCGCTGGAGCACGTGATCGCCGCCAAGGCGGTCTCGTTCAAGGTCGCGGCGGGCGAGGAGTTCAAGGAGCGCCAGCAGCGCACCCTGGACGGCGCGCGCATCCTGGCCGAGCGCCTGGTGCAGCCGGACGTCACCGAGGTGGGCGTCTCCGTCCTCTCCGGCGGTACGGACGTGCACCTGGTCCTCGTCGACCTGCGCAACTCCGAGCTGGACGGCCAGCAGGCCGAGGACCGGCTGCACGAGCTGGGCATCACGGTCAACCGGAACGCCATCCCCAACGACCCGCGCCCGCCGATGGTCACCTCCGGCCTGCGCATCGGCACCCCGGCCCTGGCCACCCGCGGCTTCGGCGCCGAGGACTTCACCGAGGTCGCCGAGATCATCGCCTCGGCCCTCAAGCCGTCCTACGACGCGGACGACCTGAAGGCCCGGGTCACGAAGCTCGCCGAGAAGTTCCCGCTGTACCCCGGCCTGAAGTAG
- the gcvH gene encoding glycine cleavage system protein GcvH — MSNPQQLRYSKEHEWLSAVEDGVATVGITEHAANALGDVVYAQLPEVGDTVTAGETCGELESTKSVSDLYSPVTGEVTASNQDVVDDPSLVNSAPFEGGWLFKVRVAEEPKDLLSADEYTEFSGN; from the coding sequence ATGAGCAACCCCCAGCAGCTGCGGTACAGCAAGGAGCACGAGTGGCTGTCGGCCGTCGAGGACGGTGTCGCCACGGTCGGCATCACCGAGCACGCGGCCAACGCGCTCGGTGACGTCGTCTACGCCCAGCTCCCCGAGGTCGGTGACACGGTCACCGCGGGCGAGACCTGCGGCGAGCTGGAGTCGACCAAGTCGGTCAGCGACCTGTACTCGCCGGTGACCGGCGAGGTCACCGCCTCCAACCAGGACGTCGTCGACGACCCGTCGCTGGTGAACTCCGCTCCGTTCGAAGGCGGCTGGCTGTTCAAGGTACGCGTCGCGGAGGAGCCGAAGGACCTGCTCTCCGCCGACGAGTACACCGAGTTCTCCGGCAACTAA
- the gcvT gene encoding glycine cleavage system aminomethyltransferase GcvT, with amino-acid sequence MSTTPRLTAHPSPATTLPDGAAHQSPIQALHRSLGATMTDFAGWDMPLRYASERDEHNAVRTRAGLFDLSHMGEITVTGPQAVDLLNYALVGNIGTVSTGRARYTMICAEDGGILDDLIVYRLQDTEYMVVANAGNAQLVLDTITERAAGFDAVVRDDRDAYALLAVQGPESPAILAAVTDADLDGLKYYAGLPGTVAGVPALIARTGYTGEDGFELFVAPGHAEQLWKALTEAGATHGLIPCGLSCRDTLRLEAGMPLYGHELTTSLTPFDAGLGRVVKFEKDGDFVGRKALEAAAERAETAPPRKLVGLVAEGRRVPRAGFPVVADGQVIGEVTSGAPSPTLGKPIAMAYVDAAHAAPGTEGVGVDIRGSHEPYEVVALPFYKRRK; translated from the coding sequence ATGAGCACCACCCCCCGTCTCACCGCCCACCCGTCGCCCGCCACCACCCTGCCTGACGGTGCTGCGCACCAAAGCCCCATTCAGGCCCTGCACCGATCGCTCGGCGCGACCATGACCGACTTCGCGGGCTGGGACATGCCGCTGCGCTACGCCAGCGAGCGCGACGAGCACAACGCCGTCCGCACGAGGGCCGGCCTGTTCGACCTCTCCCACATGGGCGAGATCACCGTCACCGGCCCCCAGGCCGTGGACCTGCTGAACTACGCGCTGGTCGGCAACATCGGCACCGTCTCCACGGGCCGCGCCCGCTACACGATGATCTGCGCCGAGGACGGCGGCATCCTGGACGACCTGATCGTCTACCGCCTCCAGGACACGGAGTACATGGTCGTCGCCAACGCCGGCAACGCCCAGCTGGTCCTCGACACGATCACGGAGCGCGCCGCCGGCTTCGACGCCGTGGTGCGCGACGACCGCGACGCGTACGCGCTGCTCGCCGTGCAGGGCCCCGAGTCCCCGGCGATCCTCGCCGCCGTGACCGACGCGGACCTGGACGGCCTGAAGTACTACGCCGGGCTGCCCGGCACGGTCGCCGGGGTGCCCGCGCTGATCGCCCGTACCGGCTACACCGGCGAGGACGGCTTCGAGCTGTTCGTCGCGCCCGGCCACGCCGAGCAGCTGTGGAAGGCGCTCACCGAGGCGGGCGCCACCCACGGCCTGATCCCGTGCGGCCTGTCCTGCCGTGACACGCTGCGCCTGGAGGCGGGCATGCCGCTGTACGGGCACGAGCTGACCACCTCGCTGACCCCGTTCGACGCCGGGCTCGGCCGGGTCGTGAAGTTCGAGAAGGACGGCGACTTCGTCGGCCGCAAGGCGCTGGAGGCCGCCGCGGAGCGCGCCGAGACCGCCCCGCCCCGCAAGCTCGTCGGCCTGGTCGCCGAGGGCCGCCGGGTGCCGCGCGCCGGCTTCCCGGTCGTGGCCGATGGTCAGGTCATCGGCGAGGTCACCTCCGGCGCGCCCTCCCCGACGCTGGGGAAGCCGATCGCCATGGCGTACGTCGACGCGGCGCACGCCGCGCCGGGCACCGAGGGCGTCGGCGTCGACATCCGGGGCAGCCACGAGCCGTACGAGGTTGTGGCGCTCCCCTTCTACAAGCGCCGGAAGTAG
- a CDS encoding AAA family ATPase, whose protein sequence is MTLRSAGPVPGAPSLQGALPAQSGSPVRRAAGAGPPLVRDLRGRAGHGPRLLRFAAGDVVVVSGLPGSGKSTLIARAAPAHAVDSQDARDRWARRMPRSLPYVLYRPFVRLAHYWGLWRVLRSDASVVVHDCGTQTWVRARLARHARRRGRGLHLVLLDVSAGTAREGQRERGRGVSAYAFARHRRAVGRLLRDTEAGVLPRGCASAVLLDREAAGALARITFANAQSDG, encoded by the coding sequence ATGACGTTGCGCTCTGCGGGACCCGTACCAGGCGCGCCGTCCCTACAGGGTGCGCTGCCCGCGCAGTCCGGCTCGCCGGTCCGCCGGGCGGCCGGGGCCGGCCCGCCCCTCGTGCGGGATCTGCGCGGCCGGGCCGGGCACGGCCCGCGCCTCCTGCGCTTCGCCGCCGGGGACGTCGTGGTGGTCTCCGGACTGCCCGGAAGCGGCAAGTCCACGCTGATCGCCCGCGCCGCACCGGCGCACGCGGTCGACTCCCAGGACGCCCGGGACCGATGGGCCCGCCGAATGCCCCGCTCCCTCCCCTACGTCCTGTACCGCCCGTTCGTCCGGCTCGCCCACTACTGGGGTCTGTGGCGGGTCCTGCGCTCGGACGCGTCCGTCGTCGTCCACGACTGCGGCACCCAGACCTGGGTCCGCGCCCGGCTCGCCCGCCATGCCCGGCGGCGTGGCCGCGGCCTGCACCTCGTCCTGCTCGACGTCTCCGCCGGGACCGCGCGCGAGGGCCAGCGCGAGCGCGGCCGGGGCGTCTCCGCGTACGCCTTCGCCCGGCACCGCAGAGCCGTGGGGCGGCTGCTGCGCGACACCGAGGCGGGAGTGCTGCCGCGCGGGTGCGCCTCGGCGGTGCTGCTGGACCGCGAGGCGGCCGGTGCGCTCGCCCGGATCACGTTCGCGAACGCACAGAGCGACGGCTGA
- a CDS encoding enhanced serine sensitivity protein SseB translates to MDIPAQAGSQPQGGWPANELEEVLGASLGIPEAGGRLLEVLGRSHVWVPLPGGGGPDARDLDLPTLEIDGGAYVPVFSSEHQFLTCVGTQMSFTVAPARDFARGLPPQLGIAVNPGGAVGMPLPPPAVAELSRAGRTPLDGPATGGRVRLYEPDWKEEPVDFLAAAAGEFEESGVVLTARRALASIEGGDPVLFVGVEFSTWDGAGQSAPMDALGRALGRVQLPWPVNLVLLDVAQDPVADWMRERVRPFYTRAGALPA, encoded by the coding sequence GTGGACATTCCGGCACAGGCCGGGAGCCAGCCGCAGGGCGGATGGCCGGCCAATGAACTCGAAGAGGTGCTCGGCGCCTCGCTCGGCATCCCGGAGGCGGGCGGCCGCCTGCTGGAGGTGCTCGGCCGCAGCCATGTCTGGGTGCCGCTGCCGGGCGGCGGCGGGCCCGACGCCCGGGACCTCGACCTGCCCACGCTGGAGATCGACGGCGGCGCGTACGTCCCCGTGTTCAGCTCGGAGCATCAGTTCCTCACCTGCGTGGGCACCCAGATGTCCTTCACGGTCGCCCCCGCCCGCGACTTCGCCCGCGGACTGCCCCCGCAGCTCGGCATCGCGGTGAACCCGGGCGGCGCCGTCGGCATGCCGCTGCCCCCGCCCGCCGTCGCCGAGCTGTCCCGGGCCGGGCGCACCCCGCTCGACGGCCCGGCCACCGGCGGCCGGGTCCGGCTGTACGAGCCGGACTGGAAGGAGGAGCCCGTCGACTTCCTGGCCGCCGCGGCCGGCGAGTTCGAGGAGAGCGGCGTCGTCCTCACCGCCCGCAGGGCCCTGGCCAGCATCGAGGGCGGCGACCCCGTCCTCTTCGTCGGTGTCGAGTTCTCCACCTGGGACGGCGCCGGACAGAGCGCGCCCATGGACGCCCTGGGCCGGGCGCTCGGCCGCGTCCAGCTGCCCTGGCCGGTCAATCTGGTGCTGCTCGACGTGGCGCAGGACCCGGTCGCCGACTGGATGCGCGAGCGGGTGCGGCCCTTCTACACGCGCGCCGGGGCCCTGCCCGCGTGA
- a CDS encoding enhanced serine sensitivity protein SseB C-terminal domain-containing protein translates to MSASGTAAAGQVEHMLRQVAPGRYDAFEALLQALAAGRVWMLLWHGRPGAPDAQYGNMEVDGLGYAPCVTSPQELTASGWNRDHEVVAGLDIARALYPDRWGLWLNPHGPGGGVGIPWLDLRRIATGLDRMPAGPLRIGEPAIEIPQFYAQLAQNAHHTPAIRSLRRAWVQPALGAPYLAVGLDLYDTSRPSVDAVRAMMRQSVGAVPDGLPVSTVAMSDEYDPVAMWLRANARPFYDREAHAAPGYGYPQAGPAPHAY, encoded by the coding sequence GTGAGTGCGTCAGGCACCGCGGCGGCCGGTCAGGTCGAGCACATGCTGCGCCAGGTCGCTCCCGGGCGCTACGACGCGTTCGAGGCGCTGCTCCAGGCCCTGGCGGCCGGCCGGGTCTGGATGCTCCTGTGGCACGGCCGCCCCGGCGCCCCCGACGCCCAGTACGGCAACATGGAGGTCGATGGCCTCGGTTACGCCCCGTGCGTCACCTCCCCCCAGGAGCTGACCGCCAGCGGCTGGAACCGGGACCACGAGGTCGTCGCCGGCCTCGACATCGCCCGCGCCCTCTACCCCGACCGCTGGGGTCTCTGGCTCAATCCGCACGGCCCCGGCGGCGGCGTCGGCATCCCCTGGCTGGATCTGCGCCGCATCGCCACCGGCCTCGACCGGATGCCCGCCGGGCCGCTGCGCATCGGCGAACCCGCCATCGAGATCCCGCAGTTCTACGCCCAGCTCGCCCAGAACGCCCACCACACCCCCGCGATCCGCTCGCTGCGCCGCGCCTGGGTGCAGCCCGCGCTCGGCGCCCCGTACCTCGCCGTCGGCCTCGACCTGTACGACACGAGCAGGCCGTCCGTCGACGCGGTGCGCGCGATGATGCGGCAGTCGGTCGGCGCCGTCCCCGACGGGCTGCCGGTCTCCACGGTCGCGATGTCCGACGAGTACGACCCGGTCGCGATGTGGCTGCGCGCCAACGCCCGGCCCTTCTACGACCGCGAGGCGCACGCCGCGCCCGGTTACGGCTACCCCCAGGCCGGCCCCGCCCCGCACGCCTACTGA
- a CDS encoding ABC transporter permease, with amino-acid sequence MTAPIETTGSAAQAQPEAVLTGAKQSQIEGRSLGRIAWTRFKRDKVAVAGGIVVILLVLLAVLSKPIQAVFGLDPNEFHQDLIDPALLAPKGDWGGISWSHPLGVEPQYGRDIMTRIIEGSWVSMVVAVGATLLSVVIGVFFGVVSGFYGGWVDTVISRMMDTFLAFPLLLFAISISAALQDGAFGLEGLPLRIAVLIFVIGFFSWPYMGRIVRAQTMSLRNREFVEAARSLGARGPFILFRELLPNLVAPILVYSTLLIPSNILFEAGLSYLGVGIAPPQASWGGMLTNAIDFYQNDPMYMIVPGVAIFVTVLAFNLLGDGLRDALDPRSK; translated from the coding sequence GTGACCGCACCGATCGAGACCACCGGTTCGGCTGCCCAGGCGCAGCCGGAGGCTGTACTCACGGGGGCCAAGCAGAGCCAGATCGAGGGCCGTTCACTCGGCCGCATCGCCTGGACACGCTTCAAGCGCGACAAGGTCGCGGTGGCGGGCGGCATCGTTGTCATCCTGCTGGTTCTCCTCGCCGTGCTCTCCAAGCCGATCCAGGCCGTCTTCGGTCTGGACCCCAACGAGTTCCACCAGGACCTCATCGACCCCGCGCTGCTCGCGCCCAAGGGCGACTGGGGCGGCATCAGCTGGAGCCATCCGCTGGGCGTCGAGCCGCAGTACGGCCGCGACATCATGACCCGCATCATCGAGGGCTCCTGGGTCTCCATGGTCGTCGCCGTCGGCGCGACCCTGCTCTCCGTGGTGATCGGCGTCTTCTTCGGCGTCGTCTCCGGCTTCTACGGCGGCTGGGTGGACACCGTGATCAGCCGCATGATGGACACCTTCCTCGCCTTCCCGCTGCTGCTCTTCGCGATCTCCATCTCGGCGGCGCTGCAGGACGGGGCGTTCGGCCTGGAGGGGCTGCCGCTGCGCATCGCGGTGCTCATCTTCGTGATCGGCTTCTTCAGCTGGCCGTACATGGGCCGCATCGTGCGCGCCCAGACGATGAGCCTGCGCAATCGCGAATTCGTCGAGGCCGCGCGGTCGTTGGGCGCCCGGGGACCCTTCATCCTCTTCCGGGAGCTGCTGCCGAACCTGGTGGCGCCCATCCTCGTCTACTCGACGCTGCTCATCCCCTCGAACATTCTCTTCGAGGCCGGGCTGAGCTACCTCGGTGTCGGCATCGCGCCGCCGCAGGCCTCCTGGGGCGGGATGCTCACCAACGCGATCGACTTCTACCAGAACGACCCGATGTACATGATCGTGCCGGGCGTGGCCATCTTCGTCACGGTCCTGGCGTTCAACCTGCTGGGTGACGGGCTGCGTGATGCCCTCGACCCCCGTAGCAAGTAG